TGAAGCTTCTGGCTGTCGAGGTCTGCATTTCGTATTCGTCGAGCGAAAAGATCCCGGGAAGGTCATTAAAGAGTGAGAACGCACATCGCAGTCCGAAGAGTTGGTGCAAGATGCAACAGAATTAGGCGCGTGCTACACTGCGGACGTTTCTGATGGTGGAAAGGGAAACAACCGATAAGAAGCCTCGGGACTCACCGGAAAGGGCCGACAATAAGCGGGTTACTAAGGAGTTCGTCGCGAGTTCGGGGTTCTTGGCGATGAGTACCGCATGCGCTTCGGTGACCGGTCCACCCTGTTTCACTTTCGGAGCATCAACGGGAAAAGGGAAAGGAAGGAGGATGTGTGCGTAAGATCCAGGTAACGGTAGACGGCACGACACACGAGCATATGGTGGAACCGAGGCTTTTGCTCGTCCACTATCTGAGGGAGACCCTCGGCATCGGCGGGACGCACTCCGGGTGCGACACCTCGAGCTGCGGGGCCTGTACCGTTCTGTTCAACGGGGAGTCGGTCAAGAGTTGCACGCTCCTTGCTGTGCATGCCGACGGGGCGGAGATCACGACGGTTCAGGGGATTGCCCAAAACGGTGAGTGGCACCCGATGCAGACGGCGTTTCACGAGAACCACGGGTTGCAGTGCGGGTTCTGCACGCCGGGGATGATCATGGCGGGCATCAGCCTGCTCAAGGAGAACCCGGACCCGACGGAGGATGAAATCCGTGAGGGGCTCGAAGGCAACATGTGTCGTTGCACCGGGTACGCGAACATCGTGAAGTCCGTGCAGCAGGCGGCTCGCGAAGGCAGTCCGGTATCGTAGTAGAACGGGAAGGAAAAGAATGACGGAACAGGCGCAAAAGTACGTCGGTGGTGGCGTACCGCGCAAGGAAGACCCGGCGCTGGTAACCGGTCGGGCGACCTGGACGGACAACATCAAGCTACCGGGGATGCTCTACTTCGCGGTGCTAAGAAGTCCGATAGCGCACGGGAAGATCAAGAACATAGACGCTTCGGAGGCTCTGGAACTCCCGGGCGTTCACGCCGTTTACACGGGCAAGGACCTGAACGGCGAGATGGCCGCGCCGCTGCCGTGTGCGTGGCCGGTTACCGGGGACATGAAGCACCCGGAGCATTACCCGCTCGCCGCCGAACAGGTGAACCACCTCGGGGACGGCGTGGCGGTGGTGGTGGCCGCCGACCGCTACATCGCCAAGGACGCGCTCGAACTTATAGACGTTGACTACGAGGAACTGCCGGTGGTCACGAACATCGAGGACGCGCTCAAGGAAGGCTCACCGCTCGTCCACGAGGAGTTCGGAACAAACGAGTGCTACACGTGGCCGATGCCGGTCGGGGACGTGGACTCGGCCTTCGCGAAGGCCGACGTCGTTATCGAGAGTCGCTACATCCAGCAGCGGCTGCTCCCGACCCCGATAGAGCCCCGCGCCGTCGTGGCCATTCCGGACCCGGTAAACGGCGGGTTCACTATTTATTCCTCTTCGCAGGTTCCCCACATCCTGAAGAGCGCCCTTTCGGGCATCTGCGGTGTGCCGGAGCAGAAGATGCGTGTCATCGCGCCGGACGTGGGTGGCGGCTTCGGCCAGAAGCTCAACGTCTACGCCGAGGAAGCGCTGGCGATTCTGCTCGCCCGGAAGCTCAACGTCCCGGTCAAGTGGGTCGAGGAGCGTTCGGAGAGCTATCTCTCTTCCGTACACGGCAGGGATCAGATCCAGGACCTCCAGCTCGCCGCTACAAGCGAGGGGAAGATACTCGGCCTCAAGGTGAAGCTGACCGCCGACATGGGCGCGTACCTGCAGGTCTTCACGCCGGGCATCCCGCTTTTCGGGGCGTTTGTGTTCCCTGGTGTCTACGACTTCGAGGCGTACACCTTTGAGTGCACGGGCGTCTTTACCAACAAAACCCCGACCGACGCCTACCGGGGGGCCGGACGACCGGAGGCGGCCTACGGCATCGAGCGCCTGATAGACGAGCTCGCGCTGAAGGTCGGGAAAGATCCGGCTGAGGTCCGCCGCATGAACTTCTACGAGCCGTTCGATGAGCCGACGACGACGCCTGCGGGCATCCAGTACGACTCGTTCAACCTGCAGGGTGCGATGGACAAGCTCATGGTCCTCTCGGACTACGAGGGGCTGCGCGCCGAGCAGAAGCGCCGCCGGGAGAACAACGATCCGGTGCAACTCGGTCTCGGGTTCTCGACCTACACGGAGGTCTCCGGCCTCGCGCCGTCTCAGGTGCTGGCCGCTCTGAACGCCGGTGGCGCAGGCTGGGAGGCGGCTACGGTCAGGATGCTCCCGTCCGGCAAGGCCGAGGTCGTTACGGGTACCTCGCCGCACGGTCAGGGACACGTTACCTCGTGGTCACAGCTTGCCGCCGATGCCCTTGGGATCCACCCGGACGACATCGAGGTCATCCATGGCGATACGGCTACGGCCCCGCTCGGACGCGACACGTACGGTTCGAGGAGCGCGCCGGTCGGCGGGGTCGCGGTTCACCTCGCGGCGGGCAAGGTCATAGACAAGGCCCGGAAGATAGCGGCCCACATGCTTGAGGCCGCCGAGGGCGACATCGAGTTCGAGGGCGGCCGGTTCAGCGTCGCCGGATCGCCGGATCAGGGCGTAACCATCCAGGAAGTTGCCGGTGAGGCGTTCCTCGGGGTGAACCTCCCCGAGGGGATGGAGCCGAACCTGACCGAGGATTCAAGCTTCGACCCGCCGAACTTTACGTTCCCCTTCGGGGCGCACCTCTGCGTCGTCGAGGTAGACACCGAAACCTGCCGGACGACCGTTCGCGACTACTTTGCGGTGGACGACTGCGGGCCGGTGATCAACCCGATCATCGCCGACGGTCAGATCCACGGCGGTATCGCTCAGGGTCTCGCTCAGGCGCTCTACGAAGAGGCCATCTACGACGAGGACGGCAACCTCGTAACCGGCTCGATGATGGACTACCTGATCCCCGGCGCGCCGGAGCTTCCGAACTACACGCTCGACCGGACGGTAACCCCGTCGCCGACAAACCCGCTCGGGGTCAAGGGCATCGGTGAGGCCGGGACCATCGGCTCGCCGCCCGCCGCCATCAACGCCATCGTTGATGCTCTCAGCGAGTACGGCATCACGCACATAGACATGCCCGCGAGCCCGATGAAGGTCTTCCAGGCCATTCAGAATGCCAAAGGCAAGAGCGGCGGCCACGCCGATGCCGACAGAAGCGGGCGTCCGGCGCAGGCAACCGACCACCAGACCAACCCGGGAGGTGGATCCCTTTGATCCCTCTTAAGTTCGACTACGAGGTGGCTGAATCGGCCGAACACGCCATCGAGCTCCTCGGGGAACACGGCGACGAGGCCAAGCTCATGGCGGGCGGGCACTCGCTTCTGCCGATGATGAAGCTGCGCCTCGCCGCACCCGCGCTTATCGTGGATATCTCGCGCATCAGCGACCTGTCCTACATCCGCGAAGACGGCGACAAAATCGCCATCGGTGCCATGACCCGCCACACCGACGCCGAACACTCGGAGCTTCTGCAGTCCGAGTGCGGCCTCGTGGCCTACACGGCGGCGCAGGTCGGCGACCCGCAGGTCAGGCACCGCGGGACCATCGGCGGCTCGCTGGTTCACGGCGACTCCGCCTCCGACCTCCCGACGACGATGCTCGCTCTGGACGCCGAGTTCACGCTCGTCGGCCCGAACGGTGAGCGCACCATCGGCGCAGCCAGTTTCTTCAAGGACTATTTCGAAACCGACATGGCCCCGGATGAGGTGATGACCGAGATCCGCGTTCCGAAACTAAACGGCGCGGGCTGGTCCTACCAGAAGTTCAACCGCCGGGCGCAGGACTGGGCCGTCGTCGGGGTAGCGGCCACCGTCGGTCAGTCAAACGGCAGCCTGGGCGAGGTGAAGATCGGCCTCACCAACATGGGCAACGTCCCGCTGCGGGCGACCGCAGCGGAGCAGGCGCTCTCCGGGGCGAGCCGGGACGCCATCGCCGAAGGTTCGAACGCTGCGGCCGAGGGGACTTCTCCTTCGGGTGATATCGCGGCCTCGACCGAGTTTCGCCAGCACCTCGCGCGTGTACTCACCAAACGAGCCATCGAAGAGGCTCTGAGTCGTTGAGTGAATCGGCAAACGGACGCCGGGGGGCCCTGCCTCCCGGCGTTTCTGATTCTCAGGATCTCCAGCAGAAACTAAGGGAGTTCGACTACCTCTCGGAAGACGGGCTCGCAACAGCTATCTTTCTTGCCCTCAAGCTCGGGCGGCCGTTGTTTCTGGAAGGCGACGCCGGGGTCGGCAAGACCGAGGTATCGAAAGTCCTCTCCGGGATGCTCGATACGCCGCTGATCCGGCTTCAGTGCTACGAAGGTATAGACGTTTATCAGGCGGTCTACGAGTGGGACTACGCCCGGCAGCTGCTCCACATCCGCGCGGCGGAGGCGTTCGGCGGGGAGGACTCGACCGAGGTCGAGCGCGACCTCTACGACCGCGATTTCCTTATAAGCCGACCGCTGCTTCAGTCGCTTGAATACCGGGGGGATTATCCGCCGGTGCTGCTCATAGACGAGGTGGACCGGGCCGATGACGAGTTTGAGGCTTTCCTGCTCGAAATCCTCTCGGATTTCTCCATAACCATCCCCGAACTCGGGACGGTAACGGCGGAGCG
This sequence is a window from Rubrobacter indicoceani. Protein-coding genes within it:
- a CDS encoding FAD binding domain-containing protein, which produces MIPLKFDYEVAESAEHAIELLGEHGDEAKLMAGGHSLLPMMKLRLAAPALIVDISRISDLSYIREDGDKIAIGAMTRHTDAEHSELLQSECGLVAYTAAQVGDPQVRHRGTIGGSLVHGDSASDLPTTMLALDAEFTLVGPNGERTIGAASFFKDYFETDMAPDEVMTEIRVPKLNGAGWSYQKFNRRAQDWAVVGVAATVGQSNGSLGEVKIGLTNMGNVPLRATAAEQALSGASRDAIAEGSNAAAEGTSPSGDIAASTEFRQHLARVLTKRAIEEALSR
- a CDS encoding xanthine dehydrogenase family protein molybdopterin-binding subunit, with protein sequence MTEQAQKYVGGGVPRKEDPALVTGRATWTDNIKLPGMLYFAVLRSPIAHGKIKNIDASEALELPGVHAVYTGKDLNGEMAAPLPCAWPVTGDMKHPEHYPLAAEQVNHLGDGVAVVVAADRYIAKDALELIDVDYEELPVVTNIEDALKEGSPLVHEEFGTNECYTWPMPVGDVDSAFAKADVVIESRYIQQRLLPTPIEPRAVVAIPDPVNGGFTIYSSSQVPHILKSALSGICGVPEQKMRVIAPDVGGGFGQKLNVYAEEALAILLARKLNVPVKWVEERSESYLSSVHGRDQIQDLQLAATSEGKILGLKVKLTADMGAYLQVFTPGIPLFGAFVFPGVYDFEAYTFECTGVFTNKTPTDAYRGAGRPEAAYGIERLIDELALKVGKDPAEVRRMNFYEPFDEPTTTPAGIQYDSFNLQGAMDKLMVLSDYEGLRAEQKRRRENNDPVQLGLGFSTYTEVSGLAPSQVLAALNAGGAGWEAATVRMLPSGKAEVVTGTSPHGQGHVTSWSQLAADALGIHPDDIEVIHGDTATAPLGRDTYGSRSAPVGGVAVHLAAGKVIDKARKIAAHMLEAAEGDIEFEGGRFSVAGSPDQGVTIQEVAGEAFLGVNLPEGMEPNLTEDSSFDPPNFTFPFGAHLCVVEVDTETCRTTVRDYFAVDDCGPVINPIIADGQIHGGIAQGLAQALYEEAIYDEDGNLVTGSMMDYLIPGAPELPNYTLDRTVTPSPTNPLGVKGIGEAGTIGSPPAAINAIVDALSEYGITHIDMPASPMKVFQAIQNAKGKSGGHADADRSGRPAQATDHQTNPGGGSL
- a CDS encoding AAA family ATPase — encoded protein: MSESANGRRGALPPGVSDSQDLQQKLREFDYLSEDGLATAIFLALKLGRPLFLEGDAGVGKTEVSKVLSGMLDTPLIRLQCYEGIDVYQAVYEWDYARQLLHIRAAEAFGGEDSTEVERDLYDRDFLISRPLLQSLEYRGDYPPVLLIDEVDRADDEFEAFLLEILSDFSITIPELGTVTAERPPIVIITSNRTREVHDALKRRCLYYWIEHPTFEREVKIVRTKVPDASDELTRQAAAVVGVMRKMDLYKPPGVAETLDWTEALVALGARRLDERLVESTLGSVVKYREDQQRVKAPGIEKLLATVDAGGWGYPEK
- a CDS encoding (2Fe-2S)-binding protein, with protein sequence MRKIQVTVDGTTHEHMVEPRLLLVHYLRETLGIGGTHSGCDTSSCGACTVLFNGESVKSCTLLAVHADGAEITTVQGIAQNGEWHPMQTAFHENHGLQCGFCTPGMIMAGISLLKENPDPTEDEIREGLEGNMCRCTGYANIVKSVQQAAREGSPVS